A window of Candidatus Thorarchaeota archaeon genomic DNA:
TGTCGGATTTTTCGCTGCATCTGAATGACGATATCGCGATATAGAATTGGAACACGTGTACCAAATCCATCCGCCCTCATAAATGTGAAAAACGGAACCGATCTAGAAAAGGAGATGGGTCAGCATTTCGGAAGAGCGACTGCTGACCCAATAGAGAGACCAAGTTTACTATTCCCAATCCAAATCGTCGATTGAGTCTCTTTGGTTTCTCAGATAGAGATAGCCAATTCCCGCAAACAGCATCATAGATGCAAGGAATACAGCTAGGTTTTGATATCCACTGAATGGTGCAGCAAAGAACCAGAACCACACAAAGAGGACGGCTATCCACGCAAATAGTATGCCTATCGGCACGTACGGATTTACTGTGCCGGTAGATGTACCTATGTCCGACCGGAATATTCCCGTTTCAATCATAAGCACGATCAAGAGCGAAAGCAATCCGAGGCCGAAATTCTGCTCCCATACATATGTTTCAGCTTCAAACCAAAGCCAGTATATGCTCAGAATAATCCAGACTAGGAATACTGCAGACCCCGCAGTTGTTCTTCTTTTGATATTACCCGCTCCTGGAGCTGCGCTGACCCAAGAACTGCTATTTACGAGCAATAGTAGCAGCGTTGACCCAATCATTACAGCTATGTTTCGATAGAGACTGAATTCTTCCATGAAGAAAGGCAACCACAGAATAATGAACGCGAGCCAAAGTACTCCGCTTATTATTGATATGTTGATTCGCCAACCGGTTCCTTGAGGTCCGGCGTCACTTGGAGACCAGATAGCGCCCATAACACCACCAACTAGAATGAATGATGAAAGCGCTACGGCAATATTCTCAAAAATCCCGAAATCTCCGGCAAAGAAGAATAACCATATAATCACGAAGGCAGCCCAAGCTATGAATCCCCCAAAAGTGGCGTTGCTCTTGTGACGCGTGCTTTTACCTCTCCTGCTTGATTTCTCCTGTTTTACCTCAACTACGTCTTCAGGTCCCCTCAATACTTCCTCCTCTTCTGATGAATGGTTCTCTCTGGAATTGTCTGACAATGTAATCAACTCCTCTTGTTTTGTGTTCTTTTGAACAATTGACTATATAAAACAGTCATATTATGTGTATCTTGCTCGAGTCATAAAGGCATATGCAATAGCGTCGGTCGATTGCTTCTGTACATTTCTCTTCTTGAGTGCGATTTGGTTGTTGTTCATGCGTGCCATTTTCTTTCACAGGATATCTTGGTCATATTTAGTATATAATAGAAAGTCACTATATGGGGTCACAATCGGTAGTCACAATTTGTGACTATGTTCAAGGTTCAATACATTCAAAATGACCTCCAGATACACACCATGTATGAAGATAGCAGTAACTGGAAAAGGCGGCTGTGGAAAAACCACTATAGCTGGCACTCTTGCCCGAATGATAGGTCGGGATGGTGTCAATCTGCTAGCGGTAGATGCTGATCCCAACTATAATTTGTGGATGTCTCTGGGACTAGATGAAAACACAGCAGACTCTATAGTCCCTCTTCTAGAACAGGAAGAGCTTGTAAAGGAACGCACCACAACCGAATGGGTGAAGGCGCTGGGCGGGTTCTTCAGAAAGAATCCTCGGGTGGCAGATCTAGCGGAGAAGTTTGCTGTTTCTTGTCCGGATAATGTGCGGTTACTAGTTGCAGGAACAGTCAATGTGGGTGGCTCGGGTTGCATGTGTCCTTCAGCAGCGTTGCTTAAGGCTCTGATTAGGCATCTGTCCATAAGGAGTAATGAGGCCTTTCTGATGGATATGGATGCTGGCATAGAGCATTTGGGGCGTGGTACAACAACGAATATGGAAGCTCTAATAGCTGTGGTGGAACCAAGTAGGAGTTCGATAAGGACACTTGACAGAATCGGTGGTCTCGCGGGAGATATTGGCCATAGCAATGTTTTCGTAATTGGCAACAAGGTTCGTAGTCATGAGGATCGGACCTTCATCGAGGAAGAGGTTACTGCTAGAGATTTCTTGCTTATTGGAATGCTACCAGACGACGAAAAGGTACGGACCGCCGGCAGGAACGGAGAAGCCCCACTTGATTATGCCCCCGATTGCGAAGCAATAGAACAGATTCGCGCGGCGAAATCTAAGCTGGAGAAACTGGTTGCAAAATGATTTTATAGACTGTAGCCGACGTGCCCAAACCGCAGCATCGTCATCCTTATGAAATGAACTGAGTACCCTCCATTAAGAGTTCCTATGAAGCGACGCGTTGTATCAACTCTCTTGATTCTTCTGTTGGTAATCGGTTCTACACCGGTTCAACAAACATGCTTGGAACCAGATAATCCGGTAACTTCACAGACGGGTTCATCTGAATTACTTTCTGGCGTTCCGTATGTTTGGCAGGAAATCAACGGGTTTTGCGCTTGGGCTTCCTTGACGAGTGTATTAAACTATCTTGATGTGGATTTGGATTTGTACGACTTATTTTCAGTGACGGGGACTGGATTCTCTTTCATTTACATACAATACAATGATACGTTGACAATGTTTCCAGGTGTGCTCTATAAGCAAGTTGAACCAACCCAATTCGTAGCTGATCTTTACGGTCTGAACCTTAGCGTGTATCTTTCTGGGGAGTTGGCAGGAGCTGAAGACCAGGCGGAGGTTTGGAGGAACCAAGGAACATCAGTTGGTTTACTTGAGGGGCAGTCTGCGGCTTTTGACCTTATGCGTCGAGCTATTGATAGTGGATATCCTGTTGTGGCAAGTGTTGACCCGTCGTGGTTGCCAACAGCTGATTATGATGTTCTGCGAGAACAGGGTTTAACAGGTGGTGCACATGCTGTGGTCATAGTTGGCTACGATGACGCAGAAGGGAAGGCAACGATTCTGGATCCTGGTGTAGGTTCCTTTGGTGAGAATCGTAGTTATCCTCGGGACGGAAGGGGC
This region includes:
- a CDS encoding AAA family ATPase yields the protein MKIAVTGKGGCGKTTIAGTLARMIGRDGVNLLAVDADPNYNLWMSLGLDENTADSIVPLLEQEELVKERTTTEWVKALGGFFRKNPRVADLAEKFAVSCPDNVRLLVAGTVNVGGSGCMCPSAALLKALIRHLSIRSNEAFLMDMDAGIEHLGRGTTTNMEALIAVVEPSRSSIRTLDRIGGLAGDIGHSNVFVIGNKVRSHEDRTFIEEEVTARDFLLIGMLPDDEKVRTAGRNGEAPLDYAPDCEAIEQIRAAKSKLEKLVAK